Proteins co-encoded in one Ruegeria pomeroyi DSS-3 genomic window:
- a CDS encoding ABC transporter ATP-binding protein gives MTDPALVLEDARLSLEGNAGKVDILRGISLNVPAGQTLGLVGPSGSGKSSLLMLMGGLERATGGRVQALGHDLGAMDEDALARFRRDRMGVVFQSFHLIPTMTALENVATPLELAGHRDAFARAAAELEAVGLSHRAGHYPAQLSGGEQQRVALARAAAPRPAILLADEPTGNLDEANGAAIMDLLFGLRDQYGATLVLVTHSARLASRCDRVVRLRDGRIEDTESREAAQ, from the coding sequence ATGACCGACCCTGCCCTTGTCCTAGAAGATGCCCGTTTGTCGCTCGAAGGCAATGCCGGCAAGGTCGATATCCTGCGCGGTATCTCGCTGAATGTGCCCGCCGGGCAGACGCTGGGGCTGGTCGGGCCTTCGGGGTCGGGCAAATCCTCGCTGTTGATGCTGATGGGGGGGCTTGAACGCGCCACCGGTGGCCGGGTGCAGGCCCTGGGGCATGATCTGGGCGCGATGGACGAAGATGCGCTGGCCCGCTTCCGCCGCGACCGGATGGGCGTGGTGTTCCAAAGCTTTCACCTGATCCCCACCATGACCGCGCTGGAAAACGTGGCCACGCCGCTGGAACTGGCCGGCCATCGCGACGCGTTCGCACGCGCAGCAGCCGAGCTTGAGGCGGTGGGTCTGTCCCACCGCGCCGGACATTACCCGGCGCAGCTTTCGGGCGGCGAACAACAGCGTGTGGCGCTGGCCCGCGCCGCCGCACCCCGCCCCGCCATCCTGCTGGCCGACGAGCCAACCGGCAATCTGGACGAGGCCAATGGCGCCGCGATCATGGATCTGCTGTTCGGCCTGCGCGACCAATATGGCGCAACGTTGGTTCTGGTCACCCACAGCGCCCGGCTGGCCAGCCGCTGCGACCGGGTGGTCCGCCTGCGCGATGGCCGTATCGAGGATACCGAGAGCCGTGAGGCCGCGCAATGA
- a CDS encoding arylesterase encodes MRKALIGLLLAGWGMAATAEPVVIAALGDSLTQGYGLVPEQGFVPQLQRWLMAEGAEVTLINAGVSGDTTAGGAARVAWTLTPEVDAMIVALGGNDLLRGIAPEVARGNLATILTEAQRAGVAVLLVGMQAPGNYGADYKVAFDAIYPELAAEHSALLAPSFFAGLMAEGDPAAAAGLMQGDGIHPNAEGVARIVAALGPFVLDLVQAAEK; translated from the coding sequence ATGCGCAAGGCTTTGATCGGGCTTCTTCTGGCGGGGTGGGGCATGGCTGCAACGGCCGAACCGGTGGTGATCGCCGCGTTGGGCGACAGTTTGACCCAGGGTTATGGCCTGGTGCCCGAGCAAGGGTTTGTTCCGCAGCTGCAACGCTGGCTGATGGCCGAAGGGGCCGAGGTCACGCTGATCAACGCGGGTGTGTCGGGCGATACCACGGCGGGTGGCGCGGCGCGGGTGGCCTGGACCCTGACGCCCGAGGTGGATGCGATGATCGTGGCGCTGGGTGGTAACGACCTGTTGCGCGGCATCGCGCCCGAGGTGGCGCGTGGCAACCTGGCCACGATCCTGACCGAGGCGCAGCGGGCAGGCGTCGCCGTGCTGCTGGTGGGCATGCAGGCGCCGGGCAACTATGGTGCCGATTACAAGGTGGCATTCGATGCAATCTATCCCGAGCTTGCCGCCGAACATAGCGCGCTCCTGGCGCCGAGCTTCTTTGCCGGGTTGATGGCCGAGGGCGATCCGGCAGCAGCGGCGGGTCTGATGCAGGGCGATGGCATTCACCCTAATGCGGAGGGCGTGGCCCGGATCGTGGCGGCGCTGGGCCCGTTTGTGCTGGACCTGGTGCAGGCGGCGGAGAAGTGA
- a CDS encoding SOS response-associated peptidase: MPGRFFLTRPLTELADWLGCALPDLGTQPPRRNIQPGQEVLVLTGQGLCPMRWGIVPVGRVNARGRPVMETIINARSETVFDKSAFAGTGRAVIPVDGWYEWTGEKRRKTAWRISDAAGAPLLFAAITDVWTAPGGQQLHQVAAVTCPPNADVAPIHHRMGVLLSREDVPVWLNGDQTQVQALMRPWPEGRLRIERATDVDWSAP; the protein is encoded by the coding sequence ATGCCGGGGCGGTTCTTTCTGACCCGGCCGCTGACGGAGCTGGCGGATTGGCTGGGCTGCGCATTGCCCGACCTGGGCACGCAACCGCCGCGCCGCAATATCCAGCCCGGGCAGGAGGTGCTGGTGTTGACCGGGCAGGGCCTGTGCCCGATGCGCTGGGGGATCGTGCCGGTGGGCCGGGTCAACGCAAGGGGGCGCCCGGTGATGGAGACCATCATCAACGCGCGTTCCGAAACCGTGTTCGACAAATCGGCCTTTGCCGGAACCGGGCGGGCGGTGATCCCGGTGGATGGCTGGTACGAATGGACGGGAGAAAAACGCCGCAAGACAGCCTGGCGGATCAGCGATGCGGCTGGCGCGCCGCTGTTGTTTGCCGCCATCACCGATGTCTGGACCGCGCCCGGCGGGCAGCAGTTGCATCAGGTGGCGGCAGTCACCTGCCCCCCAAATGCGGATGTCGCGCCGATCCATCACCGGATGGGCGTGTTGCTGTCACGTGAGGATGTGCCGGTTTGGCTGAACGGGGATCAAACGCAGGTTCAGGCGCTGATGCGCCCCTGGCCCGAGGGCCGGCTGCGGATCGAACGGGCCACCGATGTGGATTGGTCGGCGCCGTAG
- a CDS encoding cold-shock protein — protein sequence MATGTVKWFNTTKGFGFIAPEEGGKDVFVHISAVERSGLTGLADNQKVSYELKPGRDGRESAVDLKLL from the coding sequence ATGGCCACCGGCACCGTCAAATGGTTCAACACCACCAAAGGCTTCGGCTTCATCGCCCCCGAAGAAGGCGGCAAGGATGTGTTCGTGCACATTTCAGCTGTCGAGCGTTCGGGACTGACCGGCCTCGCCGACAATCAGAAAGTCAGCTACGAGCTGAAGCCCGGGCGCGATGGCCGCGAATCCGCGGTCGATCTGAAGCTGCTCTAA
- a CDS encoding L,D-transpeptidase translates to MITRRTFIAASAAAGTLPWAIQAKASDAFDPTPQVVRIKKQFEPGRLLILPRSFYLYYVTEEREAIRYGCGVGKAGLEFTGTATIDVKKEWPTWRPTPEMIERDPRTYAKFVDNNYIQPGGPENPLGARALYLFQNGVDTYFRIHGTTQPQTIGHAASNGCIRMLNEHVIDLYNRVPLGTVVTVL, encoded by the coding sequence ATGATCACGCGCCGCACATTCATCGCTGCTTCGGCTGCTGCCGGTACATTGCCCTGGGCCATACAGGCCAAAGCCAGCGATGCCTTCGATCCAACACCTCAGGTCGTGCGGATCAAGAAACAATTCGAACCGGGGCGCCTGCTGATCCTGCCGCGCTCGTTCTACCTCTATTACGTGACCGAGGAACGTGAGGCGATCCGCTACGGCTGTGGCGTTGGCAAGGCCGGGCTGGAATTCACCGGTACAGCCACCATCGACGTGAAAAAGGAATGGCCCACCTGGCGGCCCACCCCCGAGATGATCGAGCGTGATCCGCGCACCTATGCCAAATTTGTCGACAACAATTACATCCAGCCCGGCGGCCCGGAAAATCCGCTGGGGGCCCGCGCGCTCTATCTTTTCCAGAACGGGGTCGACACCTATTTCCGCATTCACGGCACCACCCAGCCCCAAACCATCGGACATGCGGCCTCGAACGGCTGTATCCGGATGCTGAACGAGCATGTGATCGACCTTTATAACCGGGTGCCGCTGGGCACGGTCGTGACGGTACTCTGA
- a CDS encoding acyl-CoA thioesterase, which produces MTDPQPSGELTLRTLAMPRDVNVNGDIFGGWVLSQMDIAAGLTAGARAGGRVTTVAVDAMKFIRPVGVGDVLCIYCQVVRVGRSSMAIEIEAWALRDRQGLREKVTEAVFTFVAIDEEGRPRPVDAAAAG; this is translated from the coding sequence ATGACCGATCCACAGCCGAGCGGGGAACTGACCCTTCGCACACTTGCGATGCCGCGCGATGTAAACGTCAACGGCGACATCTTTGGCGGTTGGGTGCTGAGCCAGATGGATATCGCCGCGGGTCTTACAGCCGGCGCGCGGGCCGGTGGACGGGTGACCACGGTGGCGGTGGATGCGATGAAGTTCATCCGGCCCGTCGGCGTTGGCGACGTGTTGTGCATCTATTGCCAGGTGGTGCGGGTCGGGCGCAGCTCGATGGCGATCGAGATCGAGGCCTGGGCGCTGCGTGACCGACAGGGGCTGCGTGAAAAGGTGACCGAGGCTGTGTTCACCTTTGTTGCCATCGACGAAGAAGGTCGGCCCCGCCCGGTCGATGCCGCCGCTGCAGGCTGA
- a CDS encoding thioredoxin domain-containing protein, producing MGDKTLTCLACGQLNRVPEARLTAGAKCGKCGDGLLTGQARDVDPAILEKAKKNDDLPLVVDFWAPWCGPCRMMGPEYAKAAGVLAGQARLVKLDTQKHQSTGGRYGIRGIPTMVAFERGKEKKRQSGAMQSGQIVGWVRG from the coding sequence ATGGGTGACAAGACATTGACATGCCTGGCCTGTGGCCAGCTCAACCGCGTTCCCGAGGCCCGGCTGACAGCCGGGGCCAAATGCGGCAAGTGCGGCGACGGGTTGCTGACAGGCCAGGCCAGGGATGTTGATCCCGCCATACTCGAGAAGGCCAAGAAGAACGACGATTTGCCACTGGTGGTGGATTTCTGGGCGCCATGGTGCGGCCCTTGCCGCATGATGGGCCCGGAATATGCCAAGGCGGCCGGGGTTCTGGCCGGTCAGGCGCGTCTGGTCAAGCTCGACACGCAAAAACACCAGTCCACCGGCGGGCGCTATGGAATCCGGGGCATCCCGACCATGGTCGCCTTTGAGCGCGGCAAAGAGAAGAAACGTCAATCCGGTGCGATGCAATCCGGTCAGATCGTGGGCTGGGTGCGCGGTTAG
- a CDS encoding YgaP family membrane protein → MTLDRAVMMFAGFMVLLSVLLTALVSPLWMWFTVFIGVNLIQSSVTGFCPAAMVLKKLGFKTGTAF, encoded by the coding sequence ATGACCCTCGATCGTGCCGTGATGATGTTTGCCGGCTTCATGGTGCTGCTCAGCGTGTTGCTGACGGCGCTGGTCTCGCCCTTGTGGATGTGGTTCACCGTGTTCATCGGTGTAAACCTGATCCAGTCCTCGGTCACCGGATTTTGCCCGGCGGCCATGGTTTTGAAGAAGCTGGGGTTCAAGACCGGGACCGCGTTCTGA
- a CDS encoding REP-associated tyrosine transposase, which translates to MSIYVRPRVPGATIFFTVTLANKGSGLLTDQIGLLRTTVWQTRRERPFHIDAWVVLPDHLHAVWTLPRGDTDFSTRWGAIKARFTMGVRKAGFSPPPDLPVVRSGRYAGLKPGLRSEKREAGVWQRRFWEHHIRGPDEYLAAVSFCHNDPVKHGLVTDAKAWPFSTVHRKMQTSGEMCRAGFSPPSVVGPG; encoded by the coding sequence ATGTCGATCTATGTCAGGCCCAGGGTGCCCGGCGCCACGATTTTCTTTACCGTGACGCTGGCCAACAAGGGGAGCGGATTGCTCACCGATCAAATCGGCCTGCTGCGCACGACGGTTTGGCAAACGCGAAGGGAGCGCCCGTTCCACATCGACGCCTGGGTGGTGCTGCCGGATCACCTGCATGCTGTCTGGACGCTGCCGCGCGGAGATACGGATTTTTCGACCCGCTGGGGCGCGATCAAGGCACGGTTTACCATGGGTGTTCGTAAGGCGGGCTTCAGCCCGCCGCCCGATCTGCCTGTGGTGCGGTCTGGAAGATATGCCGGGCTGAAGCCCGGCTTACGTTCAGAAAAACGTGAAGCCGGCGTTTGGCAGAGGCGATTCTGGGAGCATCACATCAGAGGGCCGGACGAGTATTTGGCGGCAGTTTCGTTCTGTCACAACGATCCGGTAAAGCATGGATTGGTCACGGATGCCAAGGCGTGGCCGTTTTCCACTGTGCATCGCAAAATGCAGACCTCCGGAGAGATGTGTAGGGCGGGCTTCAGCCCGCCTTCTGTCGTTGGGCCGGGCTAA